The Pseudomonas fluorescens genome segment ACGGTTTCGGCCAGGGTCGCGGCAACCTGATGCAGGGACAGTACGGTCTGTTCGCTGGAGAGAATCGCGTCAGTGTTTTTCAGCAGGCGTTCCCAGTCCAGCTGCACGGCGCGCATTTCCGGGCGCACGGTGGACGGCGCCGGCGGCAGGCCGGTGGCAGGGTCGCCTTTCTTCAGGTAGCCCCAGCGCTGGGCGAAATCGTTGCGCGCATCGCTGAGCAGCTTGAACGCGGCAGCCTTTCCGGCCGCCGCCTCGGTGGCGTTCTTGGCGATCCGCTGTGACAGCACCCGCAACTCGCCGGCGTGGCCGATGTACTGCTTGTCGTAATTGGCCTGGGTGTTGAGGTAAGCGAAGTTGGCGAACAGCAGCATGATGAACACGATCAGCGCGATGAACAGCACGATGATCTGCGAGCGGCTGCGCGAGCCTTCTGCGGGCTTGCTGATTTTTGCTTTGATCATCGGTCCTCGCCTGTTAAACCGCGACGTGCATGAAACTCGGTGACTGCGCCAGTGCAAACAGGCTGAACACTCGCCAGTTCTGCTCGCGCCGGAAATACCCTTTGACGAACTCGCCCTTGGAGCCTTGCCGTTTACGGATCGACACGGGTTCGAAGCTGTCCTGCTCGAAGTGCTGCAGACCGAAGACCTCATCGACCAGCACACCGGCAAAAACGTCCTGATGCTCCACTACCAATACCCGCCGCTGCTTGCGCATGGGTGACAGTTCATGGCCGAAAAATCCGCACAGATCCATGATCGGCAACAACCGCCCGCGCAGATTGGCCACGCCCTTGACCCAGGGTTTAACCCCCGGCAATTGGGTGAACCGCGGCTCGGGCAGCACTTCGCTGACCTCGCCCATCGGCGCGACGTACCAGTGCTCGCCGAGGCGAAAGCCAATGCCGCTCCAGCGATCCTGGCGCGCCGGTTGCGACGGCAGGTCCGCCGCCAGCAGGCGACAGCGTTGGTCGATCTGCCACAACAGTTCGAACGCGGTCAGCGACTCGCTCATGACGGCGCGATCAACCGGCCAGCACGTTGTTCAGGGTCTTGATCAGCGTGTCTTCGTCGACCGGTTTGGTCAGGTAATCCCTGGCGCCCTGGCGAGTGCCCCAGACCTTGTCGGTTTCCTGATCCTTGGTGGTGATGATGATGACCGGGATGTGGCTGGTTTCAGCGTCCTTGGTCAGCTGACGGGTGGCCTGAAAACCGTTGAGGCCGGGCATGACAATGTCCATCAGCACGGCATCGGGCTTTTCCTGACGGGCCAGGGCCACGCCGTCGGCGCCGTTTTCAGCTTTCAACACTTCGTGGCCGTGCTTTTCCAGCATGCCGGTGAGTTTGTACATTTCGGTCGGCGAATCATCGACGATCAGAATACGTGCCATGGTTTTCCCCATTTTTCTTGTCGACACCGGGCCCGCTGGCCGAGCGTCACGGTGCGTGTCTTACTGCGGCAAATCAGCGGCAAAGCCCGGAACGTGGGCCGCAATCGCGTCGAGCAGTTCTTCCTTGCTGAAAGGCTTGGTCAAAAATTGATCGGAACCGACAATCCGCCCCTTGGCCTTGTCGAACAGCCCGTCGCGGGACGACAGCATGATCACCGGCGTTGCCTTGAAAGCACTGTTGTTCTTGATTAAAGCGCAGGTCTGATAACCATCCAGACGCGGCATCATGATGTCGACAAAAATGATCCCGGGGTGGTGGTCGGCGATCTTCGCCAGGGCGTCGAAACCGTCGATTGCGGTGATGACTTCGCACCCTGCATTTTTCAACAGGGTCTCGGCGGTGCGACGAATCGTTTTCGAGTCATCGATCACCATGACCTTCAAGGCGCTGGACTGCTGTTCCATAAGGGGGCTCTACCGTCGCCTTTGCGAATCAATTTGTCCGTTTTGCGATGACTGATGGCTGGAAACCCTTGATGTTCAAGGGCCAACACGGCTGGGAGCCTTTTTAGCACAGTCTCCTGACGCAATCTATCGACGGGTTTTTCCTTGACCGAAAACCCGCCCGGCGCCACTCTGGCGGCACTTTTTTCATACCGATCCGGTAGCCAATTTTCGAGGAAAACCCAATGAGCGTTCGCGTCGGGATTGTCATGGACCCTATCGCCAGCATTTCCTATAAAAAGGATAGCTCGCTGGCCATGCTGCTGGCGGCGCAGAAGCGCGGCTGGGAACTGTTCTACATGGAACAGAAAGACCTTTATCAGGCCGAAGGTCAGGCGCGGGCGCGGATGAAGCCGCTGAAAGTCTTCGCCAACCCGGAAAAATGGTTCGAACTGGGCGCCGAACAGGATTCCCTGCTCAGCGACCTGAACGTGATCCTGATGCGCAAGGATCCGCCGTTCGACATGGAATTCGTCTACTCCACCTACCTGCTCGAACAGGCCGAAACGGCTGGCGTACTGGTGGTCAACAAGCCGCAGAGCCTGCGCGACTGCAACGAGAAATTGTTCGCCACGCTGTTCCCGCAGTGCACGCCGCCGACCATCGTCAGCCGTCGCCCGGACGTGTTGCGCGAATTCGCCGACCATCACGGTGACGTGATCCTCAAGCCGCTGGACGGCATGGGCGGCTCGTCGATTTTCCGTCACACCGCCGGTCATCCGAACCTGTCGGTGATTCTGGAAACCCTGACCTTGCACGGCAAGCAGCAGATCATGATCCAGGGTTACCTGCCGGCCATCGTCGATGGCGACAAGCGCATCCTGATGATCGACGGCGAGCCGGTGGATTACTGCCTGGCGCGGA includes the following:
- the pilH gene encoding twitching motility response regulator PilH; this translates as MARILIVDDSPTEMYKLTGMLEKHGHEVLKAENGADGVALARQEKPDAVLMDIVMPGLNGFQATRQLTKDAETSHIPVIIITTKDQETDKVWGTRQGARDYLTKPVDEDTLIKTLNNVLAG
- the gshB gene encoding glutathione synthase, which translates into the protein MSVRVGIVMDPIASISYKKDSSLAMLLAAQKRGWELFYMEQKDLYQAEGQARARMKPLKVFANPEKWFELGAEQDSLLSDLNVILMRKDPPFDMEFVYSTYLLEQAETAGVLVVNKPQSLRDCNEKLFATLFPQCTPPTIVSRRPDVLREFADHHGDVILKPLDGMGGSSIFRHTAGHPNLSVILETLTLHGKQQIMIQGYLPAIVDGDKRILMIDGEPVDYCLARIPAQGETRGNLAAGGRGEARPLTDKDRWIAAQVGPTLREKGLLFVGLDVIGEHLTEINVTSPTCIREIDNAFGTDIGGMLMDAIEKKLQA
- the pilG gene encoding twitching motility response regulator PilG, producing the protein MEQQSSALKVMVIDDSKTIRRTAETLLKNAGCEVITAIDGFDALAKIADHHPGIIFVDIMMPRLDGYQTCALIKNNSAFKATPVIMLSSRDGLFDKAKGRIVGSDQFLTKPFSKEELLDAIAAHVPGFAADLPQ
- a CDS encoding chemotaxis protein CheW, whose translation is MSESLTAFELLWQIDQRCRLLAADLPSQPARQDRWSGIGFRLGEHWYVAPMGEVSEVLPEPRFTQLPGVKPWVKGVANLRGRLLPIMDLCGFFGHELSPMRKQRRVLVVEHQDVFAGVLVDEVFGLQHFEQDSFEPVSIRKRQGSKGEFVKGYFRREQNWRVFSLFALAQSPSFMHVAV